In one Paenibacillus sp. JQZ6Y-1 genomic region, the following are encoded:
- a CDS encoding oxidoreductase — MSTQWTVEQIPDLTDKRVVITGGSGGLGLETARALAAHGASLILAVRNLKKGHQAAVELLHQYPRSKVEVMHLDLADLESVHQFSQTYIQRYSSLDILINNAGVMIPPLGRTVQGFELQFGSNHLGHFALTGELLPVLLDTPDSRVITLSSIAARSGYIYFNNLNAQIGYSAMKFYGQSKLANLLFARELQKRLQATGASTISIAAHPGVANTNLISRGSGQKAGKAASFLWGLVSQSAEMGALPTLYAATNPSLKGGEYIGPDGKGSRKGYPHIDRTFEHKYNATTADKLWKLSEDMTGVYYQFRQPQAIEE; from the coding sequence ATGAGTACACAATGGACAGTAGAGCAAATACCTGATCTTACAGATAAGCGGGTTGTCATTACCGGCGGCAGTGGTGGTCTTGGACTAGAGACCGCAAGAGCATTGGCTGCACATGGAGCAAGCCTGATATTAGCGGTACGGAATTTGAAAAAGGGTCATCAGGCAGCAGTCGAGCTACTGCATCAATATCCTCGATCCAAGGTTGAAGTCATGCACTTGGATCTCGCTGACCTCGAAAGTGTACATCAGTTTAGCCAAACCTATATCCAGCGTTATTCATCGCTAGACATCCTGATCAACAATGCAGGAGTGATGATTCCGCCGCTTGGACGAACAGTGCAGGGCTTTGAGCTGCAATTTGGCAGTAACCATCTCGGTCACTTTGCACTGACTGGTGAGCTGCTGCCGGTGCTGCTGGATACACCAGACTCGCGTGTAATTACCCTGAGCAGTATCGCTGCACGCAGTGGATACATTTATTTCAACAATCTGAACGCTCAGATTGGTTATAGCGCGATGAAATTTTATGGTCAAAGCAAGCTTGCCAACCTGCTATTCGCCCGCGAACTGCAAAAACGCCTGCAAGCAACCGGCGCATCAACGATCAGCATCGCCGCCCATCCCGGCGTCGCCAACACCAACCTGATCTCCCGCGGCTCTGGACAAAAAGCCGGCAAAGCCGCAAGCTTCCTGTGGGGCTTAGTCAGCCAATCCGCCGAAATGGGTGCCCTGCCAACATTATATGCAGCTACAAACCCATCGCTAAAAGGCGGCGAATACATCGGTCCCGACGGTAAAGGTAGCCGCAAAGGCTACCCACACATCGACCGCACCTTCGAACACAAATACAACGCCACCACCGCCGACAAGCTCTGGAAACTCTCCGAAGACATGACCGGCGTCTACTACCAATTCCGCCAACCACAAGCCATCGAAGAATAA